The proteins below are encoded in one region of Arenibacter algicola:
- a CDS encoding sulfatase-like hydrolase/transferase encodes MKPNFHILIYLFSFALFSQKSHDKTNATDDRPNFVFIVADDLGYGDLGFTGSTQIKTPNIDKLAQTGIFCSQGYVSSAVCSPSRAGFITGINQVEFGHDNNLAHSQPGFDPQFLGLPIGQKTIADYLKPLGYISGIIGKWHLGYEDQFHPLNRGFDEFWGYRGGGHDYFTSNPEAKGYMAPIECNYKIPQPITYITDDKGDECVDFIKRHKKEPFFLFASFNAPHTPMQATKADLALYSHIKDSKRRTYAAMVHRLDVNVGRIIGALKEYSLDKNTLVVFISDNGGPIDNGSINSPYNGKKGTLLEGGVHVPFILNWPKTLPSGETYSHMISSLDIVPTFLAFAGRNVKEYPFSGTNLMPYLMKGSKQIPHDNLMWRFTISAAIREGDYKLIRLPDRLPLLFHLPSDISEQHNIALDNLDITRDLLEKLGKWDVSLPHPLFLEGAEWKKQQLYQYNINYPLIQP; translated from the coding sequence ATGAAACCCAATTTCCATATTTTAATCTATCTATTCTCATTTGCATTATTCTCACAAAAAAGCCATGATAAGACCAACGCAACAGATGATAGACCCAACTTTGTTTTTATTGTTGCCGATGACCTTGGCTATGGGGATTTAGGTTTTACCGGAAGTACACAAATAAAGACCCCTAACATAGATAAACTGGCTCAAACGGGGATTTTTTGTTCCCAGGGCTACGTTTCCTCTGCTGTTTGTAGTCCGTCAAGAGCTGGTTTTATCACTGGAATCAATCAGGTAGAGTTTGGACATGACAACAATCTAGCTCACTCCCAACCAGGATTCGACCCCCAATTCCTTGGTTTGCCCATAGGACAGAAGACCATAGCCGATTATTTAAAACCTTTGGGCTACATAAGTGGCATTATTGGGAAATGGCATTTGGGTTATGAGGATCAATTTCATCCCCTAAATAGAGGTTTCGATGAATTTTGGGGATATCGTGGTGGCGGACACGATTACTTCACTTCCAATCCGGAAGCAAAGGGATACATGGCCCCCATTGAATGCAATTACAAAATCCCACAGCCTATCACCTATATCACAGACGACAAGGGTGATGAATGTGTCGATTTTATAAAACGTCATAAAAAAGAGCCGTTCTTTCTTTTTGCCTCCTTTAATGCCCCACACACACCTATGCAGGCTACCAAAGCCGATTTGGCATTATACAGCCATATAAAGGATAGTAAAAGACGGACGTACGCGGCAATGGTACATAGGCTTGACGTTAATGTGGGTAGAATTATAGGTGCTTTAAAAGAATATAGTTTGGACAAAAATACTCTTGTCGTTTTTATAAGCGACAATGGGGGACCTATTGATAACGGTTCCATCAACTCCCCGTACAACGGTAAAAAAGGCACCTTATTGGAAGGTGGGGTACATGTTCCATTTATATTAAATTGGCCCAAAACGCTGCCCTCTGGGGAAACCTACTCTCACATGATTTCATCGCTTGACATTGTCCCAACCTTTTTGGCTTTTGCTGGTAGAAATGTAAAAGAATACCCTTTTAGCGGTACCAATCTAATGCCTTATCTTATGAAAGGTAGCAAGCAAATACCCCATGACAATCTCATGTGGCGCTTTACCATAAGTGCAGCCATAAGGGAAGGGGACTATAAATTGATCCGACTTCCAGATCGATTGCCACTTTTGTTTCACCTTCCTTCAGATATTTCTGAGCAGCATAATATAGCCCTTGACAACTTGGATATCACGCGAGACCTCTTAGAAAAATTAGGAAAGTGGGATGTTTCCCTCCCCCATCCCCTTTTTTTGGAAGGAGCAGAATGGAAAAAACAACAGCTTTACCAATACAACATTAATTATCCTCTAATACAACCATAG
- a CDS encoding alkaline phosphatase D family protein, whose translation MNRRKYIKTIALGTLLPSFSASAFPFGTISQEKLLEDIQFKSNWHNWPDMKWVGPEYWGNRLQDWRLEDGMAVCNISAGNRNLQLLTVQKTDSITPLEVSVDITLLNKSIANTDEGCLGMQLGCSGPFDDYRSAAVFGKGFDIGLNPNGKLQVSGQLFDTSLNKIPETFRLEVHLEPYNDKYRLKVDVLEPITNTLIHTQEDIYVDGKNLVGNFALLADITTDKSHASQPLAGYSNWNITADNLISNKDQLYGPICFAQYTLHDRKLKLTTQLAPIEEIEGNSVQLQFKEQGVWKTTTNTQLEHIGRAVNFVVENWNANSDIPYRILVEIPLKNEIHQYTYEGTIAQEPLNKESVSAAVFSCNFHYGFPDNDVHENVAKLNPDIILFLGDQFYEGTGGFGAERSGDMDDLCLDYLRKWMMFGWSYRELFRHKPCAIIPDDHDVYHGNVWGESGKKADTSEGHGMLAQDSGGYKMPAEWVNMVQFTQTSHLPDPFDPSPVKQNIGVYYTHWNYGGISFAILEDRKFKSAPKHVLPPEAQVRNGWIQNKDFDIKQYRDLDATLLGQRQHDFIDHWTQDWNNGAEIKVVLSQTNFATVATLPKTALNDDVVPSLPIPKKGEYVLGDVPTVDMDSNGWPANKRDKAVEAIRKCYAFHIAGDQHLGSFIQYGTDEHGDSGYAFAGPALNNIWPRRFWPEVNSDSHTYDDPAYVGNHVDGFGNKLSVHAVGNPFDTGIEPAIIHNRATGYGLVTFNKKDRTITTACWPRYTDPSSGTIEQFPGWPITIKQEDNYGKKAVAWLPTIKVANVSKPVISVFDNNNQLVYSIRMAANTFAPKVFDKEKYTIVIQDVENNRKKTLKNIRAKTVNNRILEINLD comes from the coding sequence ATGAACAGAAGAAAATATATAAAGACCATAGCACTGGGAACCCTATTGCCCAGTTTTTCCGCTTCGGCATTTCCCTTTGGGACCATAAGCCAAGAAAAATTACTTGAAGACATACAATTTAAAAGTAATTGGCACAACTGGCCCGATATGAAATGGGTAGGTCCGGAATACTGGGGAAACCGACTCCAGGATTGGCGCCTAGAAGATGGCATGGCCGTTTGTAACATAAGTGCAGGAAATAGAAATCTTCAATTATTGACGGTTCAAAAAACAGATTCCATAACCCCATTGGAAGTTAGTGTGGATATAACCCTATTGAACAAGAGTATTGCCAATACCGATGAGGGATGCCTAGGTATGCAATTGGGATGTAGTGGTCCTTTTGATGATTACCGATCGGCGGCTGTCTTTGGCAAAGGTTTTGATATTGGTCTTAACCCCAACGGAAAACTTCAGGTAAGTGGACAGCTCTTTGATACCAGCCTAAATAAAATACCTGAAACCTTTCGTTTGGAAGTGCATTTAGAGCCTTACAATGATAAATACCGATTGAAGGTTGATGTTCTGGAGCCGATAACAAACACCTTGATCCATACCCAAGAAGATATATATGTCGATGGTAAAAACCTAGTAGGGAATTTTGCCCTACTGGCCGATATAACAACGGACAAGAGCCATGCCTCCCAACCTTTGGCCGGCTATTCCAACTGGAATATAACTGCAGATAATCTTATTTCAAACAAAGACCAATTATACGGCCCCATTTGCTTTGCCCAATACACCCTTCACGATAGAAAGTTAAAACTCACCACACAATTAGCGCCAATAGAAGAAATTGAAGGCAATTCCGTTCAGCTCCAATTCAAGGAACAGGGAGTATGGAAAACCACAACCAATACCCAGTTGGAACATATAGGCAGAGCGGTAAACTTCGTAGTTGAAAATTGGAACGCCAATTCAGATATTCCTTACCGAATATTGGTGGAAATCCCATTAAAAAATGAAATCCACCAATACACCTATGAAGGTACTATAGCCCAAGAGCCATTAAATAAAGAATCCGTATCGGCTGCGGTTTTTAGCTGTAATTTCCACTATGGTTTCCCTGATAACGACGTTCATGAAAATGTAGCTAAATTAAATCCGGACATCATTCTTTTCCTTGGGGATCAGTTTTACGAAGGTACTGGTGGATTTGGGGCAGAACGAAGTGGTGACATGGACGACCTATGTCTGGATTACCTGCGAAAGTGGATGATGTTCGGTTGGTCTTACCGCGAACTCTTTAGACATAAACCCTGCGCCATAATCCCGGATGACCATGATGTGTATCACGGTAATGTATGGGGCGAGAGCGGTAAAAAGGCCGATACCAGTGAAGGCCATGGTATGTTGGCCCAAGATTCCGGAGGCTACAAAATGCCTGCTGAATGGGTAAACATGGTGCAATTTACCCAAACCAGTCATTTACCAGATCCCTTCGACCCTAGCCCGGTTAAACAAAATATTGGTGTCTACTACACGCACTGGAATTACGGGGGCATTAGTTTTGCCATCCTAGAGGATCGAAAATTCAAATCCGCCCCCAAGCATGTTCTACCGCCCGAAGCCCAGGTAAGGAATGGATGGATACAAAATAAAGATTTCGACATAAAACAATACAGGGATCTAGATGCCACACTTTTGGGGCAACGGCAACACGATTTTATAGATCATTGGACCCAGGATTGGAATAATGGGGCAGAAATAAAAGTAGTGCTATCGCAGACCAATTTTGCCACTGTGGCCACCTTGCCCAAAACAGCTTTAAATGATGACGTGGTTCCCTCCTTACCTATTCCTAAAAAAGGAGAATACGTACTCGGTGATGTCCCTACCGTGGACATGGATTCCAATGGATGGCCAGCAAACAAAAGGGACAAGGCCGTTGAGGCTATCAGAAAATGCTATGCATTTCATATTGCTGGTGACCAACATTTGGGAAGTTTTATCCAATATGGCACTGATGAGCACGGAGACAGTGGTTACGCCTTTGCAGGTCCTGCCTTGAACAATATTTGGCCCAGAAGGTTCTGGCCAGAAGTAAATAGTGACTCCCATACCTATGATGACCCGGCCTATGTAGGGAACCATGTGGACGGATTTGGCAATAAACTATCGGTACATGCTGTTGGCAATCCTTTCGATACCGGGATTGAGCCGGCCATTATACATAATAGGGCAACCGGTTATGGCCTGGTAACCTTCAACAAAAAAGACAGGACCATAACCACGGCCTGTTGGCCCAGATATACCGACCCTAGCAGCGGTACAATTGAACAATTTCCAGGGTGGCCCATCACCATTAAACAAGAAGACAATTATGGTAAAAAGGCTGTTGCATGGTTGCCCACTATAAAGGTTGCCAACGTGAGCAAACCAGTTATTTCAGTTTTCGATAATAATAATCAACTAGTTTATTCCATTCGTATGGCAGCCAACACCTTTGCCCCCAAAGTATTCGATAAAGAAAAATATACCATTGTAATCCAGGATGTGGAAAACAATAGAAAAAAGACACTTAAGAATATTAGGGCCAAAACCGTTAACAATCGAATATTGGAAATTAACCTTGATTAA
- a CDS encoding Gfo/Idh/MocA family protein — protein MTNIKNSRRDFVKSSALVTGAMILPTMQMNAMVNVANEKKLKIALIGCGGRGTGAAQQALNADPNVELVAMADAFEDRLQGSLMNLQKEFKDSKKVNVPKANQFVGFDGAEKAIDMADVVILATPPGFRPQHFEYAVNAGKHVFMEKPVATDIPGVRKVLAAAQVAKDKKLNVVVGLQRHYQDNYLAGIKHIKDNKIGKIVSGQVYWNSGGVWVRERQPGQSELEYQMRNWYYFNWLCGDHILEQHIHNIDVANWFIGEYPVSAQGFGGRQVRTGKHHGEIFDHHFVEYTYPSGAVIASQCRHMPETMSRVAETFQGTKGTIETYGDNTFIKDYAGGEIFTHRGKDDPNPYQVEHIKLFESIRNKGVITDAENGAMSTMSAIIGRMATYSGKVIKWEEAMTSNIDLAPDNLTWDSPAPVQPNADGTYNIPTPGKTVVI, from the coding sequence ATGACCAATATTAAAAATAGTAGAAGAGATTTTGTAAAAAGCAGTGCACTGGTAACAGGGGCAATGATTTTACCTACCATGCAAATGAATGCTATGGTAAACGTCGCTAATGAGAAGAAATTAAAGATAGCCTTGATTGGTTGTGGTGGTCGTGGTACAGGTGCGGCACAACAGGCCTTGAACGCGGATCCCAATGTTGAATTGGTGGCTATGGCCGATGCCTTCGAGGACAGGTTGCAGGGAAGTTTAATGAATTTGCAGAAGGAGTTTAAGGATTCCAAGAAGGTAAATGTTCCCAAGGCCAATCAATTTGTTGGTTTCGATGGCGCAGAAAAGGCTATAGACATGGCGGATGTAGTAATATTGGCTACCCCTCCCGGATTTAGACCACAGCATTTTGAATATGCAGTAAATGCAGGAAAACATGTATTTATGGAAAAACCGGTTGCTACGGACATACCAGGAGTAAGAAAGGTGTTGGCAGCGGCACAAGTGGCAAAGGATAAGAAATTAAACGTGGTTGTAGGTCTTCAAAGGCATTATCAGGACAACTATTTGGCGGGAATAAAGCATATTAAGGATAATAAGATAGGAAAAATTGTTTCCGGTCAGGTATACTGGAACAGTGGCGGAGTTTGGGTAAGGGAAAGACAGCCCGGACAATCCGAGCTGGAATACCAGATGCGCAATTGGTATTATTTCAACTGGTTGTGCGGAGATCATATTTTGGAACAGCACATCCACAATATAGATGTTGCCAACTGGTTTATTGGGGAATATCCAGTATCGGCACAAGGATTTGGAGGAAGACAGGTAAGAACAGGAAAGCACCATGGGGAAATTTTTGATCATCATTTTGTAGAATATACCTATCCAAGTGGGGCGGTAATTGCCAGTCAGTGCCGCCATATGCCAGAAACCATGAGTAGGGTAGCCGAAACATTCCAAGGTACCAAGGGTACTATAGAAACTTATGGTGACAATACATTTATTAAGGATTATGCCGGTGGGGAAATATTTACCCATCGTGGAAAGGATGATCCTAACCCTTATCAAGTGGAGCATATTAAACTTTTTGAATCTATTAGAAACAAAGGCGTTATTACCGATGCGGAGAATGGTGCCATGAGTACCATGAGTGCTATCATTGGTAGAATGGCTACTTATTCCGGTAAGGTAATTAAGTGGGAGGAAGCCATGACTTCCAACATTGATCTGGCTCCGGATAATTTAACCTGGGATTCCCCAGCACCGGTACAACCAAATGCTGATGGTACTTATAACATACCAACTCCTGGGAAGACAGTTGTGATTTAA
- a CDS encoding MGH1-like glycoside hydrolase domain-containing protein gives MNKEKTSQEQKRLDDSRSKRKDWLKWGPYLSERQWGTVREDYSPDGDAWNYFSHEDSRSRAYRWGEDGIAGISDRYSNICFGITLWNGKDRILKERLFGLTGPQGNHGEDVKELYYYLENTPTHSYMKHLYKYPQNEFPYVQLVEENRRRGKNEFEYELLDTGIFDNNEYFDVVTEYAKADNEDILIKISISNRSSKSAPIHVLPTLWTRNLWSFVGMPEKPIIKKQTTKDQTFVSINHIYVGNYNLYFEKPSRLLFTENETNMEKVYAQPNDHPFKKDLFHNSVVNNEYSIISKNNQGTKFAPLYGLNLEGGETKTIKLRLTSSSLEAPFDKGFETAFSKRIQESQEFLDATFKTASKETKEIKKQAIAGLLWSKQYYNYEVERWLKGDHEEMPPPQNRFNGRNKEWKTLRNHDILAMPDTWEYPWFAAWDTAFHCVSLALVDPSFAKDQLLLFTKEWYMAPNGQIPAYEWNFSDVNPPVQAWASLQVYQMEKNKTGKGDLIFLKRMFNKLALNFTWWVNREDSLENNVFEGGFLGLDNIGVFDRSRDIPGGGVLEQVDGTSWMALYCLNMLEMALEIALEDKSFEDMTMKYFGHFVFIAEALNNISQDYNGSWDESEGFFYDKLIFPNGDSVPIKVRSISGLLSLTAVLNIKKEYLDKLPRFRKSMEWFRRHRIENAKYQVMEEYSKDQDVLLSLVPKERLQKLIGSILDEKEFLSQYGIRSLSKIHEKPYTIHIDGKTFGINYEPAESSTGMFGGNSNWRGPIWMPMNYLFINSLREYHSYFGNKLEFSYPTGNGNMMNLKDISDEIGKRLIKLFEKDANGNRPIHQLHEEKYRDPHFKDLILFYEYFHGDSGRGVGASHQTGWTALVVNLMEEI, from the coding sequence ATGAATAAAGAAAAAACATCGCAAGAACAAAAGCGATTGGACGATTCCCGATCCAAAAGAAAGGATTGGCTTAAATGGGGCCCCTATCTAAGTGAGAGGCAATGGGGCACGGTTAGGGAAGATTACAGTCCGGATGGGGATGCATGGAACTATTTTTCACACGAGGATTCCCGTAGTAGGGCCTATAGATGGGGGGAAGATGGTATTGCCGGGATATCTGACCGATATAGTAATATATGCTTTGGAATAACTTTATGGAACGGTAAAGACCGTATTCTAAAGGAGCGTCTTTTTGGCCTAACCGGACCACAAGGAAACCACGGAGAGGATGTTAAGGAACTCTATTACTATTTGGAGAACACCCCTACCCATTCCTATATGAAGCATCTTTACAAATATCCGCAAAACGAATTTCCATATGTACAATTGGTGGAAGAAAACAGGAGGCGGGGAAAAAACGAATTTGAGTACGAACTTTTGGATACCGGCATTTTTGACAACAATGAATATTTTGATGTCGTTACGGAATATGCCAAGGCGGACAATGAAGACATTCTCATAAAAATATCTATTAGCAATAGAAGTTCAAAGTCTGCTCCTATACATGTTCTACCAACACTTTGGACCAGAAATTTGTGGAGTTTCGTAGGCATGCCCGAAAAACCTATCATAAAAAAACAAACCACTAAAGACCAGACCTTTGTTTCCATAAACCACATCTATGTAGGTAACTACAACCTATACTTTGAAAAACCATCCCGATTGCTGTTTACAGAGAACGAGACCAATATGGAGAAAGTCTATGCGCAGCCCAACGATCATCCCTTTAAAAAGGATCTTTTTCACAATTCCGTGGTGAACAACGAATATTCCATTATTTCCAAAAATAATCAAGGCACCAAATTCGCACCCCTGTACGGGTTGAATCTTGAGGGGGGAGAAACAAAAACGATTAAATTGAGGCTGACTTCCTCTTCTCTGGAAGCCCCATTCGATAAGGGTTTTGAAACTGCTTTTTCAAAAAGAATCCAAGAATCCCAAGAATTTCTGGATGCTACATTTAAAACAGCCTCTAAAGAAACCAAAGAAATAAAAAAACAGGCTATAGCCGGACTATTATGGTCCAAGCAATATTACAATTATGAGGTGGAAAGGTGGCTGAAAGGAGACCACGAGGAGATGCCCCCGCCACAAAATAGATTTAACGGTAGAAACAAGGAATGGAAAACACTGAGAAACCATGATATACTGGCTATGCCAGACACCTGGGAATATCCTTGGTTCGCTGCCTGGGATACTGCATTCCATTGTGTTAGTCTAGCCTTGGTAGATCCCAGTTTTGCCAAGGATCAATTGCTGTTATTTACCAAAGAATGGTACATGGCACCAAACGGACAGATACCGGCATATGAGTGGAATTTCAGCGATGTTAATCCACCCGTACAAGCTTGGGCCTCCCTTCAGGTGTATCAAATGGAGAAAAATAAGACCGGTAAAGGGGACCTTATCTTTTTAAAACGGATGTTCAACAAACTGGCACTTAATTTTACCTGGTGGGTGAACCGTGAAGATAGCCTTGAAAACAACGTTTTTGAAGGAGGATTTTTGGGCCTGGACAATATTGGGGTCTTCGATCGTAGTCGCGATATCCCGGGAGGCGGGGTCTTGGAACAGGTAGATGGAACCTCATGGATGGCCCTTTATTGTTTAAACATGTTGGAGATGGCTTTGGAAATTGCGCTGGAAGACAAATCCTTTGAGGATATGACCATGAAATATTTTGGCCATTTTGTCTTTATCGCAGAAGCTTTAAACAATATAAGTCAGGATTATAATGGTTCATGGGATGAAAGTGAAGGCTTTTTCTATGACAAGTTGATATTCCCAAATGGGGATTCCGTACCCATTAAAGTACGTTCCATTTCCGGATTGCTATCACTTACTGCGGTATTGAATATAAAGAAAGAATATTTGGACAAGCTACCCAGGTTTAGAAAAAGTATGGAATGGTTTCGTAGACACCGTATAGAAAATGCAAAATATCAGGTAATGGAGGAATACTCCAAAGATCAGGATGTTCTATTATCATTAGTACCAAAAGAGCGCTTACAAAAGCTGATAGGAAGCATTTTGGACGAAAAGGAATTTCTTTCCCAATATGGCATAAGGTCCCTATCCAAAATTCACGAAAAGCCTTACACTATCCATATAGATGGAAAAACCTTTGGGATAAATTATGAACCTGCGGAGTCCTCCACCGGAATGTTTGGAGGAAATTCCAATTGGAGGGGGCCTATTTGGATGCCAATGAACTATTTATTTATAAATTCCCTAAGGGAGTATCATAGCTATTTTGGGAACAAATTGGAATTTTCTTATCCCACAGGTAATGGAAATATGATGAATTTAAAGGATATTAGTGATGAAATTGGCAAAAGACTGATAAAACTATTTGAAAAGGATGCGAATGGTAATAGACCCATTCACCAATTGCATGAAGAAAAATACCGAGACCCACATTTTAAGGACCTGATCTTGTTTTATGAGTATTTTCATGGGGACAGTGGCAGAGGTGTAGGAGCTTCACATCAAACCGGATGGACCGCTTTGGTGGTAAATTTAATGGAAGAAATATAA
- a CDS encoding amylo-alpha-1,6-glucosidase, whose translation MENLFKKEWLATNGLGGYASGAVNGANTRQYHGLLVAALEPPTDRTVVVAKIEERVLIDGQYHNISTNQYPKVIFPDGGKYLKNFDVDPSPTWQFADSDWDLRKNVQMISGSNTTVLTYTNNGNRPLVLELHPLYAYNDFHTTFHETPCYNFFTEFNNDHLKTYPEYGSNPVYTGWSAGHYFEARCWFKNIILSKGKARGLGSVCDYYRIGYLVHELQPGEDLILYFTIEENIVTEGIEKTLSLNNKNSTGNKENLVPGFFKDLMLSGEQFMVQRKSTNSMSIIAGYHWFTDWGRDTMIAMRGLTIATGKKELSKSILNTFFKIVDQGMIPDRFPDNAKDPVHYNTMDATLWLFVASYDYQKKFEDIAFVKDHIEILKNILDQHIAGARYNIHITEEGFIYGGECKVQLTWMDAIVGGKVITPRVGCPVEVNALWYNALKIYENFCEILNVDIEAAYLELIAKFESNFTKFFINPQGTLFDVIIPGISQDIALRPNQIYCLSLPFGVLDNDQQRCIFEAVENKLYTPYGLRTLDPDSPEYKPNYEGNQWSRDHAYHQGTVWPFLLHEYFQAYFKIYGTSTENKKKVMLELEPLRKHFYQDNGIHCISEIFNGSEPQEGKGCIQQAWSVAAIIKLYIDFGLDKIEQEEEPMPKYTFLKV comes from the coding sequence TTGGAAAATCTATTTAAAAAGGAATGGTTGGCCACCAACGGGCTTGGCGGTTATGCCTCAGGTGCCGTCAACGGCGCCAATACAAGACAGTATCACGGTCTATTGGTTGCTGCCCTTGAGCCACCTACCGACCGCACTGTGGTGGTGGCAAAAATTGAGGAGCGCGTTCTAATAGATGGGCAATATCATAATATTTCTACCAACCAATATCCAAAAGTGATTTTTCCTGATGGAGGTAAATATTTAAAGAATTTTGATGTTGACCCCTCCCCTACCTGGCAGTTTGCCGATAGTGATTGGGATTTGCGCAAAAATGTACAAATGATATCAGGGTCCAACACCACTGTACTTACCTACACCAACAATGGAAATAGGCCTTTGGTCCTGGAGCTACATCCCCTCTACGCCTACAACGATTTTCACACCACATTTCACGAAACCCCTTGCTATAATTTCTTTACGGAGTTCAATAACGACCATTTAAAGACATACCCCGAGTATGGGAGCAATCCGGTTTATACCGGGTGGAGTGCAGGACATTATTTTGAGGCCCGTTGTTGGTTCAAAAATATTATCCTCTCCAAGGGTAAAGCTCGTGGCCTCGGATCGGTCTGCGACTATTATAGGATCGGATATCTTGTACATGAACTGCAGCCAGGGGAAGATCTTATCTTGTATTTCACCATAGAGGAGAACATTGTAACGGAAGGGATAGAAAAAACTCTATCCTTAAACAATAAAAACAGCACAGGGAACAAAGAAAATCTAGTACCTGGGTTCTTTAAAGACCTCATGTTATCTGGAGAACAATTTATGGTCCAAAGAAAGTCTACCAATAGTATGTCTATAATTGCCGGCTATCACTGGTTTACGGATTGGGGAAGGGATACTATGATCGCCATGCGCGGATTGACCATAGCCACTGGCAAAAAAGAACTGTCCAAATCCATTTTGAATACTTTCTTTAAAATTGTGGATCAGGGAATGATCCCGGACCGCTTTCCAGATAACGCCAAAGACCCGGTTCATTACAATACCATGGACGCTACACTTTGGCTTTTTGTGGCCAGCTATGACTACCAAAAAAAATTCGAGGATATTGCATTTGTAAAAGATCATATTGAAATATTAAAAAATATATTGGACCAGCATATTGCCGGCGCCCGCTACAACATTCACATTACAGAGGAAGGATTTATTTACGGTGGGGAATGCAAGGTACAGCTTACATGGATGGATGCCATTGTAGGTGGAAAAGTGATTACCCCCAGAGTGGGATGTCCAGTAGAGGTAAATGCTCTATGGTATAACGCCCTTAAGATTTATGAAAACTTCTGCGAAATTCTCAATGTTGATATTGAAGCCGCTTACCTAGAATTAATTGCCAAGTTTGAATCCAATTTTACCAAATTTTTTATCAATCCACAAGGAACCTTATTCGATGTGATCATACCTGGGATCTCGCAGGACATTGCCCTGCGCCCTAATCAAATATACTGTCTTAGTCTACCTTTCGGCGTTTTGGACAACGACCAACAAAGATGCATTTTTGAGGCCGTGGAAAATAAACTATATACCCCCTATGGACTGCGTACCTTGGATCCGGATAGTCCGGAATATAAACCGAACTATGAAGGTAATCAATGGTCACGGGACCATGCTTACCACCAAGGAACGGTATGGCCATTCCTACTTCATGAATATTTTCAGGCCTATTTCAAAATCTACGGAACCTCTACAGAGAACAAGAAAAAAGTAATGTTGGAATTGGAGCCGTTGCGCAAACATTTTTATCAGGACAACGGCATACATTGTATTTCCGAGATTTTTAACGGTAGTGAACCCCAAGAGGGAAAAGGCTGCATTCAACAAGCTTGGTCGGTAGCGGCCATTATAAAATTGTACATAGATTTTGGGCTCGACAAAATTGAACAGGAAGAAGAGCCGATGCCTAAATATACCTTTTTAAAGGTTTGA